A stretch of Candidatus Bathyarchaeia archaeon DNA encodes these proteins:
- the tgtA gene encoding tRNA guanosine(15) transglycosylase TgtA, whose translation MSFEVLDRDLLGRIGKLATKSGAIETPAFLPVINPTIQKIPPREIWEKFRLKAVITNSYIIKRHLDIPRLDVHSLLDFPGVIMTDSGAYQLLRYGKVSVSPLEIVKLQEEINTDIAVILDIPTSWESYHAYAEKTVKETLKRAEESLKSLTRKDILWVGPVQGGRHLDLVASSAQRMAELPFHIYALGSPTEVMEHYYFETLVDMIMSAKVNLPPNKPLHLFGAGHPLIFSFAVALGCDLFDSAAYAIYAREGRYIVESGTVRLENLEYFPCVCPICSQTTPKELRDKQPEEREALLARHNLYLCLSEVNRVKQAIRDGRLWELLELRARSHPSLLQALKGFSKHANYFLRYTPVSKRRGLFIFGTTSLYRPEVLRHQESLTANYIRPEGLDVLLLLPQGTSKPFSMSQEYEQVKKLLKKVGGLELIHVCSYTPPFGVIPLELEEVFPLSQFEAAQPFDEEMKVDSARKIAAYLKAQRYEKVILHPNPELINLKVLKKIKGVNMVVTTRRSKPWSEEALQQLMEALYKTLMPLSKASGVRASLSEL comes from the coding sequence TTGTCTTTCGAGGTTTTAGACAGAGATCTCCTGGGCAGGATCGGGAAGCTGGCAACAAAGAGCGGGGCAATAGAGACACCAGCGTTCCTTCCAGTAATCAACCCCACAATCCAAAAGATACCGCCTCGTGAGATATGGGAGAAATTTAGGTTAAAGGCAGTTATAACAAACTCGTACATAATAAAGCGCCACCTAGACATTCCGAGACTAGATGTACACAGCCTATTAGACTTCCCAGGAGTTATCATGACCGACTCCGGAGCATACCAGCTACTACGGTATGGCAAGGTATCCGTGTCTCCACTGGAGATAGTGAAGCTTCAAGAGGAGATCAACACAGACATCGCTGTCATACTGGACATCCCAACCAGCTGGGAGTCCTATCACGCATACGCGGAGAAGACGGTCAAGGAGACTCTTAAGAGAGCAGAGGAGTCGCTTAAGAGTCTGACCCGCAAGGATATCCTCTGGGTTGGCCCAGTTCAGGGGGGGAGGCATCTTGACTTGGTTGCATCCTCAGCGCAGAGAATGGCTGAGCTACCTTTTCACATATACGCCCTTGGGAGTCCGACGGAGGTTATGGAGCACTACTATTTCGAGACCCTCGTAGACATGATCATGAGCGCCAAGGTGAATCTTCCACCCAATAAACCTCTGCACCTATTCGGTGCAGGTCATCCTCTAATCTTCTCTTTCGCGGTGGCTTTAGGGTGTGATCTCTTCGACTCCGCCGCTTACGCCATTTACGCTCGCGAGGGTCGATACATTGTTGAGAGCGGGACAGTTAGACTTGAGAATCTGGAGTATTTTCCATGCGTCTGTCCTATATGCAGCCAAACTACACCTAAAGAGCTGAGAGATAAACAGCCCGAAGAGAGGGAGGCATTACTTGCGCGGCATAACCTCTATCTTTGCCTCTCCGAAGTCAACCGTGTTAAGCAAGCTATACGGGATGGTAGACTCTGGGAACTGTTGGAGTTGAGAGCTAGAAGTCACCCTTCGCTTCTTCAAGCTCTGAAGGGGTTTTCAAAGCATGCAAACTACTTTTTGCGATATACACCAGTGAGTAAACGTCGGGGATTATTCATATTCGGCACCACCAGCCTTTATAGGCCGGAAGTTCTAAGGCATCAGGAGAGCCTAACTGCGAATTATATACGCCCCGAAGGTCTCGACGTTCTACTCCTTCTACCTCAAGGTACATCGAAACCATTCAGCATGTCCCAAGAGTATGAGCAAGTGAAGAAGCTTCTCAAGAAGGTGGGCGGCTTAGAGCTTATCCATGTATGCTCTTATACACCACCTTTTGGAGTAATCCCCTTAGAGTTGGAGGAGGTGTTCCCTCTATCACAGTTTGAGGCAGCTCAACCCTTCGATGAAGAGATGAAAGTAGACTCGGCGAGGAAGATAGCCGCATACCTTAAAGCTCAGAGGTATGAAAAGGTAATACTTCACCCAAACCCTGAACTTATAAATTTAAAAGTCCTGAAGAAGATTAAGGGCGTTAACATGGTTGTAACCACGAGGCGGAGTAAACCGTGGAGCGAGGAGGCGCTGCAACAACTCATGGAAGCTCTATATAAAACCTTGATGCCTCTGAGTAAAGCTTCAGGAGTAAGAGCTAGCCTCAGCGAGCTTTGA
- the nucS gene encoding endonuclease NucS — MVTLSRSLEPVHLVKNPSTAEAASLLQDAFPRHLVTLVIGHCRANYEGRASSTLNWGDRILVVKADGSLLVHRPWGYEPVNWQPPGCILQAGVTPERELKLRATRLQPREVIEVFFDRVYLVVVSTLTDEGEFSLHVSELDAKRAILHEPSIIEEGFSPLSEEKSLGESGFVDIFGEDRQKNFVVVELKRVPAGKEAVLQLGRYMEAIRERMNRPVRGIIAAPGLSKEAQLLLERLGLEYREISLHRCYEILRLSKARKIDDFIGKD, encoded by the coding sequence ATGGTCACCTTGTCGCGAAGTTTAGAACCCGTACACCTAGTCAAAAATCCTTCCACAGCAGAGGCTGCTTCACTTCTACAGGACGCCTTTCCGAGGCACCTAGTAACTCTCGTTATAGGACATTGCAGAGCTAATTATGAAGGCAGAGCCTCGTCTACGTTAAACTGGGGAGACCGTATCCTAGTGGTCAAAGCAGATGGCTCACTCCTTGTACACAGGCCGTGGGGCTATGAGCCAGTAAACTGGCAACCCCCAGGTTGCATACTACAGGCGGGAGTAACTCCCGAGAGGGAACTTAAGCTGCGGGCTACGAGGCTTCAGCCTAGGGAGGTTATTGAAGTTTTCTTCGATAGAGTATACCTTGTAGTTGTTTCGACTCTAACTGATGAGGGAGAGTTCTCGCTTCATGTCTCCGAGCTGGACGCGAAGAGGGCGATCCTCCATGAGCCTAGCATTATCGAAGAAGGCTTTAGTCCACTCTCTGAGGAGAAGAGTCTTGGAGAGTCAGGCTTCGTCGACATATTTGGAGAAGACCGCCAGAAGAACTTCGTCGTGGTTGAGTTGAAGAGGGTTCCGGCTGGGAAGGAAGCAGTCTTACAGCTTGGGCGTTACATGGAGGCGATCCGGGAAAGAATGAACAGGCCTGTTCGAGGTATAATAGCCGCTCCAGGTCTAAGTAAAGAAGCGCAACTTCTATTGGAGCGACTCGGTCTAGAATATAGAGAGATCTCACTTCACAGGTGTTATGAGATTCTTAGGTTGTCTAAGGCTAGGAAGATTGACGACTTTATAGGGAAGGATTAA
- the cdhB gene encoding CO dehydrogenase/acetyl-CoA synthase complex subunit epsilon: MSIVKPWDSGNVPGPVMAKILNSKIAVELIREAKRPLLIVGADSAEVDVKGKKLIDYAVELSKKIPLVTTARVIREFVKRGIQPQGSMPLSNITDRLRDGEWMGLDGKGPYDLVIFMGIHYYFESQMLSTLKHFAPAVRTISLDRGYQPNANFSFPNLREENWGEELEKIIKELG, from the coding sequence ATGTCGATCGTTAAGCCTTGGGACAGTGGCAATGTACCTGGGCCTGTGATGGCTAAGATACTAAACAGTAAGATTGCTGTCGAACTCATCCGTGAAGCGAAGAGGCCCTTACTGATAGTTGGAGCAGACTCTGCTGAGGTTGATGTGAAAGGAAAGAAGCTTATAGACTACGCTGTTGAACTCAGTAAGAAGATCCCGCTGGTTACGACAGCCCGTGTAATCAGAGAGTTTGTGAAGCGGGGGATCCAACCGCAGGGTTCGATGCCTTTATCTAACATAACTGACCGGCTCAGGGATGGTGAGTGGATGGGCCTCGACGGGAAAGGCCCCTACGACTTGGTGATCTTTATGGGTATCCACTATTATTTTGAGTCTCAAATGCTTTCCACGCTGAAGCATTTCGCGCCTGCGGTTAGGACTATATCGCTGGATAGGGGATACCAGCCGAACGCCAACTTCTCATTCCCAAACCTACGAGAAGAGAACTGGGGCGAAGAGTTGGAGAAGATAATAAAAGAGCTGGGCTGA
- the cdhA gene encoding CO dehydrogenase/acetyl-CoA synthase complex subunit alpha, with translation MKLDKPAKFKLEELRTDLAFIKNLELTIGKVSLEEDWERLGPTPTPSLLDLRRWDMRLLARYRPFYAPICDMCCLCTYGKCDLSRGRRGACGMDIEGQQARIVLLACCMGAAAHTGHARHLLDHLIEKFGPDTPLDMGKEIAVEAPLTRTIYGIKPKTLDDLREVLNWCEQQIVQALSATCIGQEADPIDFESKALHIGMVDHVGMEIADIAQIVSFHFPKGEQNAPLVELGMGTVDRSKPVILCIGHNVASGVEAVDYLISSGQNGQVEMCALCCTAHDLTRHGEAREVRAKVIGPLSQTLRFVRSGIADVIMVDEQCVRVDILLEAKARMTPVIATNDKICLGLPDRTGDPVDAIVDDLVNGAPGALIADVKKAGEVAVKTAIKLAPKRARFKGQTMTMEELHSYCSKCTACEECRRVCPNNLPLPEAIQSVAKLTTPEELEKYEAGKTAENPVEKLSNLYEACLICGRCDYACPQKIPIQSLISKAAESAIAGEKHKLRVGKGPILDTEIREVGAPIVMGEIPGVIAIVGCPNYRDSYKDVGRIAEEFLERRYIVVSSGCEAMDLARYRTLDGESLYEKYPGVFDGGGLVNTGSCVSNAWISGAAVKIASIFARRNIRANFEEIADYILNRVGACGISWGAMSQKAASIATGFNRLGIPVIVGPQGSKYRRMYLGRKDREEDWYVYDARTGDKVYVGPTFEHLMFVAETVEECIVMAAKLCLRANDTAKGRMIKLSHYIELHKKYFGSIPDDIHLYVRTVADIPATMKDEILEVLKAKGWKESARPALDPTLLERLVRKTPAKNE, from the coding sequence ATAAAACTGGACAAGCCAGCTAAATTCAAATTAGAGGAACTACGAACAGACTTAGCCTTCATAAAGAACCTTGAGTTAACCATAGGTAAAGTATCCTTAGAAGAGGACTGGGAACGTCTAGGACCCACACCAACTCCCTCACTCCTCGACCTCCGCAGATGGGATATGAGACTTCTAGCCAGATATAGACCCTTCTACGCACCCATATGTGATATGTGCTGTCTCTGCACGTATGGGAAGTGCGACCTATCCCGCGGCAGACGGGGAGCCTGCGGGATGGACATAGAGGGACAGCAAGCCCGAATCGTGTTATTAGCCTGTTGCATGGGTGCCGCCGCACACACCGGCCACGCAAGACACCTGCTAGATCACCTAATCGAGAAGTTCGGCCCAGATACGCCTCTCGATATGGGTAAGGAGATAGCTGTCGAGGCACCGCTGACCAGAACTATATACGGCATTAAGCCTAAGACCTTAGACGATTTGAGAGAGGTTCTCAACTGGTGTGAACAGCAGATCGTCCAGGCTTTGAGTGCCACCTGCATCGGGCAGGAGGCAGATCCAATAGACTTTGAGTCAAAAGCTCTCCACATAGGAATGGTAGACCATGTCGGGATGGAGATAGCTGATATCGCTCAAATAGTCTCATTTCATTTCCCGAAGGGAGAGCAGAACGCTCCACTTGTGGAGCTCGGGATGGGAACTGTTGACAGAAGCAAGCCTGTAATCCTGTGTATAGGTCACAATGTGGCCTCAGGAGTCGAGGCAGTTGACTACCTTATATCTTCAGGGCAGAATGGCCAGGTTGAGATGTGTGCATTATGTTGCACCGCCCACGATTTAACAAGGCATGGGGAGGCTAGGGAGGTCAGGGCTAAGGTCATAGGGCCTCTGAGCCAGACTTTACGTTTCGTGCGAAGCGGCATAGCAGATGTGATAATGGTTGATGAGCAGTGTGTGAGGGTTGACATACTCCTTGAGGCGAAGGCTAGAATGACGCCTGTAATCGCAACTAACGACAAGATCTGCCTTGGACTCCCCGATAGAACAGGAGATCCCGTGGATGCTATAGTGGATGATTTGGTCAATGGGGCGCCAGGAGCTCTGATTGCGGACGTTAAGAAGGCTGGAGAGGTAGCCGTGAAGACAGCGATAAAACTGGCGCCCAAACGAGCCAGATTCAAAGGGCAGACCATGACCATGGAGGAGCTACATAGCTACTGCTCGAAGTGTACAGCGTGCGAGGAATGTAGAAGGGTCTGCCCAAATAACCTCCCGCTACCTGAAGCTATCCAGTCAGTGGCTAAACTCACAACGCCAGAGGAGCTTGAAAAATATGAGGCGGGTAAGACTGCAGAGAACCCAGTCGAGAAACTATCAAACCTATATGAAGCGTGCTTAATATGTGGCCGCTGCGATTACGCCTGCCCGCAGAAGATACCAATCCAGTCCCTTATCTCGAAGGCGGCCGAGAGCGCCATAGCAGGAGAGAAGCATAAGTTAAGAGTTGGTAAGGGCCCGATCCTTGACACTGAGATCCGGGAGGTGGGCGCCCCAATTGTTATGGGTGAGATACCTGGCGTCATAGCCATAGTTGGGTGTCCAAACTACAGGGACAGCTATAAGGATGTGGGAAGGATCGCTGAGGAGTTTCTGGAGAGGCGATATATAGTGGTCTCCTCAGGCTGTGAAGCCATGGATCTGGCGCGATATAGAACTTTAGACGGTGAGTCCCTTTACGAGAAGTATCCTGGAGTCTTTGATGGAGGCGGTCTAGTAAACACTGGGAGCTGCGTCTCGAACGCCTGGATCTCAGGAGCTGCCGTAAAGATAGCCAGCATCTTCGCTAGGCGAAATATAAGGGCCAACTTTGAAGAGATAGCAGACTACATTTTAAACCGTGTCGGGGCATGCGGAATCTCTTGGGGCGCCATGAGCCAGAAGGCGGCCTCTATAGCCACGGGCTTCAACAGGTTAGGCATACCGGTAATCGTCGGGCCGCAGGGGTCAAAATACCGTAGAATGTATCTCGGCAGGAAGGATCGTGAGGAGGATTGGTATGTCTACGACGCTAGAACCGGGGATAAAGTCTATGTGGGGCCAACCTTTGAGCATCTGATGTTCGTAGCCGAGACTGTGGAGGAGTGCATAGTGATGGCAGCAAAGCTCTGCCTACGGGCGAATGACACAGCGAAGGGGAGGATGATAAAGCTGAGCCATTACATAGAGCTTCATAAAAAGTATTTTGGATCAATCCCCGACGACATTCACCTCTATGTCCGCACTGTTGCAGACATACCCGCGACCATGAAGGACGAAATATTGGAGGTACTTAAAGCCAAGGGCTGGAAGGAGAGTGCGAGACCGGCTTTAGACCCAACTCTTCTAGAGCGGCTTGTGAGGAAGACGCCAGCAAAGAATGAGTGA
- a CDS encoding Lsm family RNA-binding protein, translating to MSSIGAKRFFDEMAALLQKTVNVVTTTNKRYVGNLTGFDPATLSLVLTDAKDEEGKTLPKLFINGSTVVQFSAVEKPLDLRKLAERLERVFPRLVRLYEDVGVIVVMDKIRLNENGVIEGTGPAADRARKVYDEFLKEVAVK from the coding sequence ATGTCTTCAATAGGGGCGAAGAGATTCTTTGACGAGATGGCAGCCCTACTCCAGAAGACTGTCAACGTAGTCACAACAACGAATAAGAGATATGTTGGCAATCTTACAGGTTTTGACCCTGCAACCCTCAGCCTAGTCCTCACGGACGCTAAGGATGAGGAAGGTAAAACCCTACCCAAACTGTTCATCAACGGATCTACAGTAGTGCAGTTTTCAGCTGTAGAAAAGCCTTTGGATCTGAGAAAGCTTGCTGAAAGGTTGGAGAGGGTCTTCCCTAGGCTGGTGAGACTTTACGAGGATGTAGGTGTGATAGTAGTCATGGATAAGATCCGCCTTAATGAGAACGGTGTAATAGAAGGCACAGGTCCAGCTGCCGACCGAGCTCGGAAGGTTTATGATGAATTCTTAAAGGAGGTTGCAGTCAAATAG
- a CDS encoding class I SAM-dependent methyltransferase, with the protein MTEAWAKKREIREISDSTAGLYDEMHAEEQNAKYSEAVKYLNFAGVRTILDAGCGTGLFVEYLGDIGLEIFGVDISIERLKIAHAKFHDRNKVFFVCGDTDYMPFSDGTLDMGVAFTLIDSLPEPSNTLKEFTRVLRRGAQLVVSSLRSTNSPSILEILLRSSNLKLVKLIDREELKDFIAVCKS; encoded by the coding sequence TTGACTGAAGCGTGGGCCAAAAAAAGGGAGATCAGAGAGATTAGCGACTCTACAGCCGGGCTCTATGACGAGATGCACGCAGAAGAGCAGAATGCAAAATACTCTGAGGCTGTGAAATATCTCAACTTTGCAGGCGTAAGAACTATACTGGATGCAGGGTGCGGCACCGGGCTCTTCGTGGAATACTTAGGCGATATTGGTTTAGAGATCTTCGGAGTAGACATCTCGATTGAGCGATTGAAGATAGCACATGCCAAGTTTCATGACCGTAACAAAGTGTTCTTCGTTTGCGGTGACACCGATTATATGCCCTTCTCAGACGGCACTCTTGATATGGGGGTCGCCTTTACCTTAATAGATAGCCTACCTGAACCCTCAAACACATTAAAAGAGTTCACCAGAGTTCTTAGGAGAGGAGCCCAGCTTGTAGTTTCAAGTTTGAGGAGTACTAATAGCCCAAGCATCTTGGAAATTTTACTCAGGTCTTCTAACCTGAAACTCGTTAAGCTGATTGATAGAGAGGAATTAAAAGATTTCATAGCGGTCTGCAAAAGTTAA
- a CDS encoding LSM domain-containing protein, with product MKRPLVLLNKSLNNYVMVKLKNELEYRGRLAQCDNFMNLILHAATEYNLGEPVAEYGNIFIRGNNIIYVCIDASQI from the coding sequence GTGAAAAGGCCTTTAGTCCTTTTGAATAAAAGCTTGAACAACTATGTGATGGTCAAACTTAAAAACGAATTAGAATATAGGGGAAGACTGGCTCAATGCGACAATTTCATGAACTTGATCCTCCATGCTGCAACGGAGTACAACCTCGGCGAACCTGTCGCGGAGTATGGTAATATCTTCATCAGAGGGAACAATATAATTTATGTCTGCATCGACGCCAGCCAGATCTAA
- a CDS encoding methionine adenosyltransferase, producing MLLGGFIVEKLETKPVKRQGVEIVERKGRGHPDYIADAVSESVSRELCKFYRENLGYILHHNVDKGLVVGGRASPRFGGGEVEEPIYVVVAGRAVTQVSVGTNTVKVPMGNLTTNAMKEFFKRNFRFLDVEKHVVVDHRIREGSVDLVRIFDRSRSVPLANDTSFGVGFAPLTQTENLVFNVERYLNSEKFKGELPEVGEDIKVMGLRKGRDLRLTISAAIISSLTPDASHYLSVKEEVKRRVEDFAAKMTNYDVEVDVNVGDNLQAGIYYLTVTGTSAERGDDGNTGRGNRMNGLITPCRQMSLEATAGKNPVNHVGKIYNVLAKLIAEKISREVKFVEEVYVKILSQIGKPITEPLITHVQLVPEKGFSLENTYADVQSIVEEEFKNLSTITDLILDGKVDLF from the coding sequence ATGCTTCTGGGTGGATTTATAGTAGAGAAGCTTGAGACTAAACCTGTGAAGAGACAGGGTGTTGAGATAGTTGAGAGGAAAGGTAGGGGACACCCTGATTATATCGCTGACGCAGTCTCTGAGAGTGTCAGCAGGGAATTATGCAAGTTTTACAGGGAGAATCTAGGATACATCCTCCACCATAATGTAGACAAGGGGCTTGTTGTAGGGGGGCGAGCTTCCCCGAGGTTTGGGGGAGGTGAAGTTGAGGAGCCTATCTATGTTGTAGTTGCTGGTAGAGCTGTAACTCAGGTATCGGTGGGCACTAACACTGTGAAGGTTCCGATGGGTAATTTGACCACTAACGCTATGAAAGAGTTTTTCAAGCGAAACTTTAGGTTTCTAGACGTGGAGAAACATGTCGTGGTGGATCATAGAATAAGAGAGGGATCTGTCGACCTTGTTAGAATCTTCGATAGAAGCCGAAGTGTACCTTTGGCGAACGATACCTCATTTGGCGTAGGCTTCGCACCATTAACCCAAACCGAGAATCTAGTCTTCAACGTGGAAAGATACTTGAACTCTGAGAAGTTCAAGGGGGAACTCCCGGAGGTTGGGGAGGACATAAAAGTTATGGGTCTCAGGAAAGGCAGAGATCTGCGGCTTACAATATCCGCGGCCATAATTAGCTCCCTCACTCCGGACGCAAGCCACTACCTCAGTGTTAAAGAGGAGGTTAAGAGACGGGTAGAAGACTTCGCGGCGAAGATGACAAACTATGATGTGGAGGTCGATGTCAACGTTGGCGACAACCTGCAGGCCGGAATATATTATCTAACAGTTACTGGAACATCCGCCGAGAGGGGGGACGATGGAAATACGGGCAGGGGCAATAGGATGAACGGTTTAATCACGCCCTGCCGCCAGATGAGCTTAGAGGCGACTGCCGGCAAGAATCCTGTCAACCATGTAGGTAAGATCTATAATGTTCTCGCTAAGCTTATAGCTGAGAAGATCAGCCGCGAAGTCAAGTTTGTAGAGGAGGTATACGTAAAGATTTTGAGTCAGATTGGGAAGCCGATCACTGAACCGCTCATAACTCATGTACAGCTGGTGCCCGAGAAGGGATTCAGCCTCGAAAACACATACGCTGATGTGCAGTCTATTGTTGAGGAGGAGTTCAAGAATCTCTCCACTATAACCGATCTGATCTTAGATGGCAAGGTGGATCTCTTCTAG
- a CDS encoding DUF460 domain-containing protein, with translation MQGIGKRKIIVGIDPGMTCGLAVISLEGKPILIESYRGISKLDLIALIADKGDPVIVATDVQAPPDFAENIARKFEAVIFTFPTQMPAAEKHKLVQEYALSQKLELEDSHQKDALAAALKAFNHFKNKFTQAEVHVQEKGIKIPLEEVKSLIVKGFTIAEAVGIIKVEEERGKVEAETVPHEALKVKVNSTFTLIANLKAKIQDQNMLIARLRRLNERRLQELHEAKLQAEALRRKLAAVEAGERLEIRREQEYRRLNSEILNLRRRIDELEEKLAKAKPLIPEDLEEMKRRGEVEILKVIPAFSQDKIEEVSKRVGINSGEVLLLEDASGGGSSTARLLIEKGVRAVIVGSNISHPAFEEFLKVNLPVINSKELQILWFGETPYVKSEDLCKAIENFKNVQRLERARMLEKLISQYRTEKII, from the coding sequence GTGCAGGGTATAGGTAAGCGTAAGATAATCGTTGGAATAGACCCTGGGATGACCTGCGGCCTCGCGGTTATATCCCTAGAGGGAAAACCTATCCTCATCGAGAGCTACAGGGGAATCTCAAAACTGGACCTAATAGCCCTTATAGCAGATAAGGGCGATCCTGTAATAGTTGCCACCGATGTCCAAGCACCACCTGACTTCGCCGAGAACATCGCTAGGAAGTTTGAAGCTGTCATCTTCACCTTCCCAACCCAAATGCCAGCCGCAGAGAAGCATAAACTCGTACAGGAATACGCTTTAAGCCAGAAGCTTGAGCTGGAAGATAGTCACCAGAAGGACGCGTTAGCAGCCGCACTAAAAGCCTTCAACCACTTCAAGAATAAGTTTACACAAGCAGAAGTCCATGTACAGGAGAAAGGCATCAAAATTCCGTTGGAAGAGGTTAAAAGTTTGATAGTTAAAGGCTTCACCATCGCTGAAGCTGTAGGCATCATTAAGGTTGAGGAGGAAAGGGGCAAAGTTGAAGCAGAGACTGTACCACATGAGGCTTTAAAGGTTAAGGTCAACTCCACCTTCACACTCATCGCGAACCTGAAAGCAAAAATTCAAGACCAGAACATGCTCATCGCTAGACTCCGAAGATTGAATGAGAGGAGGCTTCAGGAGCTTCATGAGGCTAAATTGCAGGCGGAGGCTTTACGCAGAAAATTGGCTGCTGTGGAAGCGGGAGAGCGTCTTGAGATTAGGCGAGAACAAGAGTACAGGAGGCTGAACTCTGAGATCCTAAATCTCAGGAGAAGAATAGATGAACTCGAGGAGAAGTTGGCTAAGGCTAAACCGTTGATTCCAGAGGATCTCGAGGAGATGAAGCGGAGGGGTGAAGTTGAGATATTAAAGGTTATCCCAGCCTTCTCACAAGACAAGATTGAGGAGGTCTCCAAGAGGGTCGGGATCAACTCAGGTGAGGTTCTGCTCTTGGAGGATGCTAGTGGAGGAGGTTCATCGACGGCTAGGCTTCTGATTGAAAAGGGTGTGAGGGCAGTGATAGTAGGCTCAAATATATCACACCCAGCCTTTGAAGAATTTCTGAAGGTAAACCTCCCAGTTATCAACAGTAAGGAACTTCAAATCCTCTGGTTTGGTGAGACCCCTTACGTCAAGTCTGAGGATCTCTGTAAAGCAATTGAGAACTTTAAGAATGTACAGAGGCTTGAAAGAGCTAGAATGCTGGAGAAACTAATCTCTCAGTATAGGACAGAGAAAATCATATAA